A region from the Lycium ferocissimum isolate CSIRO_LF1 unplaced genomic scaffold, AGI_CSIRO_Lferr_CH_V1 ctg4201, whole genome shotgun sequence genome encodes:
- the LOC132044343 gene encoding uncharacterized protein LOC132044343 produces the protein MWNKYCKRFRPTVVQWKKGSQTWKLMLQSRDDMGHSIWWEPRNGSSSTWFDNWSKLGALHDFLPHQEQNNEIGDDLEDLIDNSHWNYPKMQDVFSADIVEHVRNELGHFQRSNETSKPWWIHTSSGKFTVKSAWEKLRQRQQRSQVYENFWLKGLPYKISMFLWRVWFWKLPIDEVLQKMNISIVSRCWCCHIKQTVLIWWNFNTVARLKALYQAIPALVMWQLWKSRNTRRHEGLVSYVKAIHEINRNIYMLAQYRYPWLQNMPKLWPLMVELLENYRNPLTYKQVKWKFSRNGHFKCNTDGASRGNPGPSFATFCVRNSSGDFLHVMARVLPDTTNLVAEAVAIEQGIKYCISHDLLPVIIETDSLSMQKILDSIWKVPWSISLTIRSIQRWRKDKDVTVEHVLREGTIQYDHFQDIPSQGRRLINMDKSQMPNLKIRSASTQEIKSHNSSNRS, from the exons ATGTGGAACAAATACTGCAAGAGATTCAGACCAACTGTGGTGCAATGGAAAAAAGGTTCTCAGACTTGGAAGCTAATGTTACAATCAAGGGATGATATGGGGCATAGTATTTGGTGGGAACCAAGGAATGGATCTTCATCAACATGGTTTGATAATTGGTCTAAACTTGGCGCTTTACATGATTTTTTACCACACCAGGAGCAGAATAATGAGATAGGAGATGATCTAGAAGATTTGATAGACAATAGTCATTGGAATTATCCCAAAATGCAGGATGTATTTTCAGCAGATATAGTAGAGCATGTTAGAAATGAATTGGGCCATTTTCAGAGATCTAATGAAACATCTAAGCCATGGTGGATACATACAAGCTCTGGGAAATTTACAGTTAAGAGTGCATGGGAGAAGTTGAGACAAAGACAACAAAGATCACAGGTTTATGAGAACTTCTGGTTAAAAGGATTACCATACAAAATTTCTATGTTCTTATGGAGAGTATGGTTTTGGAAGTTACCTATAGATGAAGTTCTGCAGAAAATGAATATCAGTATAGTCTCAAGATGTTGGTGCTGTCAT ATCAAACAGACAGTTTTGATATGGTGGAATTTTAATACTGTGGCTAGACTGAAAGCTTTATATCAGGCCATTCCTGCATTAGTTATGTGGCAGTTATGGAAAAGTAGGAACACAAGAAGACATGAAGGCTTAGTTTCTTATGTTAAGGCGATTCATGAGATCAATAGAAATATCTACATGTTGGCTCAATACAGGTATCCTTGGTTGCAGAATATGCCAAAACTGTGGCCTTTGATGGTTGAGCTGTTGGAGAATTATAGGAATCCCTTAACTTATAAACAGGTGAAGtggaaattttctagaaatggacACTTTAAATGCAACACTGATGGTGCATCAAGAGGAAATCCAGGTCCCAGTTTTGCAACTTTTTGTGTAAGAAACAGTTCAGGAGATTTCCTACATGTTATGGCAAGGGTGTTACCAGATACAACAAATCTTGTTGCTGAGGCTGTGGCCATTGAGCAAGGCATTAAGTACTGTATTTCACATGATTTGCTGCCAGTAATTATAGAAACAGATTCATTATCAATGCAGAAGATTTTAGATAGTATATGGAAGGTGCCTTGGAGTATATCTTTAACAATTAGGAGCATCCAAAGGTGGAGAAAGGACAAGGATGTCACAGTGGAGCATGTATTGAGAGAAG GTACAATTCAATATGATCATTTTCAGGATATACCATCTCAAGGAAGGAGGCTCATCAACATGGACAAGAGTCAAATGCCAAATCTCAAGATTAGATCAGCTAGCACTCAGGAAATCAAAAGCCATAACAGCAGCAACAGGTCATAA